A DNA window from Acidimicrobiales bacterium contains the following coding sequences:
- a CDS encoding M1 family metallopeptidase: MRSALLFAVVCLLAVACGDDGLEGYTSDRSEVAEDVTTTIDGSVAIPTTPDTTAVPESTTTTRAPQPAAEHGIDAAPGLGDAYFPSLGNEGYDAISYDLRLDVDTTTDTVQGAMTMQARALLDLRSFSLDFVGMDVVEAVVDGIAVEYAHEDGELVLFAAETIASGSTFEVDVTYEGTPTLVDSPAWRSGVGWIDAGPFSYVVSEPSGAHGFYPVNDHPSDKAIYRFEITAPSEDEVIANGLLTSRTELPDGTTTWIYEPRDPMASYLVTIAIGNFLLTESTSDSGLVLRDALAPPFAPLADTITQMHTEMIDHFEDLFGPYPFEAYGALVVDDDFGGALENQTLSVFSGSIMRGSIIEDVVAHELAHQWFGDAVTPVRWRDIWLNEGFATYAEWLWRDAKYPDFDIDAHARDLADRGRGLWGPPGDPGPGDLFASTVYIRGGLTLHALRRTVGDDAFFEILRTYVERNLHSTVGTEDFIAVSEEVSAMDLATLFDAWLYEGQTPELP; the protein is encoded by the coding sequence ATGCGATCGGCGTTGCTCTTTGCGGTGGTGTGCCTGCTTGCCGTGGCTTGTGGCGACGACGGCCTCGAGGGCTATACGTCGGATCGGTCGGAAGTGGCCGAGGACGTCACCACGACCATCGACGGGTCGGTTGCCATACCCACCACCCCTGACACCACGGCGGTCCCGGAATCCACGACGACTACCCGCGCACCCCAGCCGGCGGCCGAGCACGGAATCGATGCGGCACCAGGCCTGGGCGACGCCTACTTTCCCTCGCTCGGCAACGAGGGGTACGACGCCATTTCCTATGACTTGCGGCTCGACGTCGACACGACGACCGACACAGTGCAGGGCGCGATGACGATGCAGGCGAGGGCGCTATTGGACCTCAGGTCTTTCAGCCTCGACTTCGTCGGCATGGATGTGGTCGAGGCGGTCGTCGACGGCATCGCTGTCGAGTACGCACACGAGGACGGCGAGTTGGTGTTGTTCGCGGCCGAGACGATTGCGTCCGGGTCGACCTTCGAGGTCGACGTCACCTATGAGGGCACGCCCACATTGGTCGACTCGCCGGCCTGGCGATCAGGGGTCGGATGGATCGATGCCGGGCCGTTCAGTTACGTCGTCAGCGAACCATCGGGCGCCCATGGGTTCTATCCGGTCAACGACCACCCCAGCGACAAGGCCATCTATCGCTTCGAGATAACTGCGCCATCCGAAGACGAGGTCATCGCCAACGGGCTGTTGACCTCGAGGACCGAACTGCCAGACGGCACCACGACGTGGATCTATGAGCCGCGCGATCCCATGGCCAGCTATCTGGTGACCATCGCCATCGGAAACTTCTTGCTGACCGAATCGACCAGCGATTCGGGGTTGGTGTTGCGCGATGCCCTGGCGCCTCCGTTCGCCCCACTGGCCGACACGATCACCCAGATGCACACCGAGATGATCGACCACTTCGAAGACCTCTTCGGCCCGTACCCGTTCGAGGCATACGGCGCGTTGGTGGTCGACGACGATTTCGGTGGAGCACTCGAGAATCAAACCCTGTCGGTGTTCTCGGGCTCGATCATGCGCGGATCGATCATCGAGGATGTCGTCGCCCACGAGTTGGCTCACCAGTGGTTCGGCGATGCCGTCACGCCGGTGCGCTGGCGCGACATCTGGTTGAACGAGGGTTTTGCGACCTATGCCGAGTGGCTTTGGCGCGACGCCAAATACCCAGACTTCGACATCGATGCCCACGCTCGCGACCTGGCCGACAGGGGACGGGGCCTGTGGGGCCCGCCTGGCGATCCGGGTCCTGGCGACCTGTTCGCATCGACCGTGTACATCCGGGGCGGTCTGACCCTGCACGCGCTGCGGCGCACCGTCGGCGACGATGCCTTCTTCGAGATCTTGCGCACCTACGTCGAGCGAAATCTCCACTCGACCGTGGGCACCGAAGACTTCATCGCAGTCAGCGAGGAGGTGTCGGCTATGGATCTGGCCACTCTGTTCGACGCCTGGCTCTATGAAGGTCAGACCCCAGAACTACCCTGA
- a CDS encoding PGPGW domain-containing protein, which translates to MNARSDDDQRDEHNWTEAAIEAELETGYREHTEGAAKAHIVVRLARMTLGTIVCLAGLVAMIGPGPGLLLLALGLTILARDVAWADRLLQKIQDRIPTDSDGRIPRSTLVTMAFVTAAAVAGSVWWFLLR; encoded by the coding sequence ATGAACGCCCGCAGCGACGACGACCAACGCGACGAGCACAACTGGACAGAGGCAGCCATCGAGGCCGAGCTCGAGACCGGATATCGCGAGCACACCGAGGGTGCAGCCAAGGCCCACATCGTGGTGCGGCTGGCCAGGATGACGTTGGGAACAATCGTCTGTCTGGCAGGTCTGGTGGCCATGATCGGACCTGGTCCTGGGCTGTTGTTGCTGGCGTTGGGGCTGACGATTCTGGCGCGCGATGTGGCCTGGGCCGACCGCTTGCTGCAGAAGATCCAAGACCGAATTCCAACAGACTCCGACGGCAGAATTCCTCGGTCGACACTGGTCACAATGGCATTTGTCACCGCTGCGGCAGTTGCCGGTTCGGTGTGGTGGTTCTTGCTGCGCTGA
- a CDS encoding TetR/AcrR family transcriptional regulator: MTATADGSVDGRVLRGRRNREAIVDALIQLYSEGQLRPTAAMVAEQAGLSTRSVYHHFDDMKSLILEVSARSEAEWRAATRPPAADMRLDQRLQSFAEHRFTRWSITAPVVRAGLVAENRSATVAFIMQRGRQIDRAEIASTFGAEIADTPDPEATLGGLDAVFDFSTWERLHATSGLSRAATIGVTVKLAGALLG; this comes from the coding sequence ATGACTGCCACCGCCGACGGATCTGTCGATGGCCGCGTCCTGCGAGGACGTCGGAACCGCGAGGCGATCGTCGACGCACTGATTCAGCTCTACAGCGAAGGCCAACTGCGCCCAACCGCGGCAATGGTTGCCGAACAAGCAGGACTTTCGACCAGGTCGGTGTACCACCACTTCGACGACATGAAGTCGCTGATTCTCGAGGTGTCGGCACGAAGTGAGGCCGAGTGGAGAGCCGCCACACGCCCCCCTGCCGCAGACATGCGTCTCGACCAGAGGCTTCAGAGCTTCGCCGAACACCGTTTCACACGCTGGTCGATCACGGCCCCAGTTGTCAGGGCCGGTCTGGTGGCCGAGAACCGTTCGGCAACGGTTGCTTTCATCATGCAGCGTGGCCGGCAGATCGATCGGGCCGAGATCGCGTCGACCTTCGGTGCCGAGATAGCCGACACGCCGGACCCCGAGGCCACCCTCGGCGGGCTCGACGCTGTTTTTGATTTCTCCACATGGGAGCGCTTACACGCGACGTCGGGCCTGAGCCGAGCGGCCACCATCGGCGTCACGGTGAAGCTGGCGGGCGCGCTTCTCGGCTGA
- a CDS encoding crosslink repair DNA glycosylase YcaQ family protein codes for MDKLSALTARRVAIRAHGLSKPRPQGRVDRRHLRKVLDDIGLVQIDSVNVLARSHHLVLYSRLGDHDDSVLTRLADDGSLVEGWVHEASFLPAQHHHLFHWRRDEARRFVGVRPSTRAWVEEHQALIDDVLEQVRDNGPIGAGDLDQRSGRRGPWWGWDEAKIAIEWLFRIGDVGATRGAQFERRYDLMDRVLPEWASREPTDREVAHRELVRLATRHLGVASIGDITDYHRLKKTDVKRHVAELVADGELVEVAVEGWTEPGYLMAHTKPSRTVSQSALVSPFDPLVWHRPAQSDCLGSTTGSRSMFQRRNASTATTFCPSCTTTPSGRGSTSNTTAKVAPCCVALRGGKPATTTPPTRSEPWLKN; via the coding sequence ATGGACAAGCTCAGCGCGCTGACGGCCCGCCGCGTGGCGATCAGGGCCCACGGGCTGAGCAAGCCGCGACCGCAGGGGCGTGTCGATCGGAGGCATCTGCGCAAGGTGCTCGACGACATCGGCCTGGTCCAGATCGACTCGGTCAACGTCTTGGCGAGGTCACACCATTTGGTCCTGTATTCCAGGCTGGGCGACCACGACGATTCGGTTCTGACGAGGCTGGCCGACGACGGATCGCTGGTCGAGGGCTGGGTGCACGAGGCGTCGTTCCTGCCCGCCCAACACCATCACCTCTTCCACTGGAGGCGCGACGAAGCGCGACGTTTCGTCGGTGTGCGACCCAGCACCAGGGCATGGGTCGAGGAACACCAAGCTCTGATCGACGATGTTCTCGAACAGGTTCGTGACAATGGCCCAATCGGCGCAGGGGACCTCGATCAGCGATCCGGACGCCGGGGCCCGTGGTGGGGTTGGGACGAGGCAAAGATCGCAATCGAGTGGCTGTTTCGAATCGGCGATGTCGGTGCGACGAGGGGCGCCCAGTTCGAACGCCGCTATGACCTGATGGACCGGGTCTTGCCCGAGTGGGCGTCGCGCGAGCCCACCGATCGAGAGGTGGCTCACCGCGAACTGGTGCGCCTGGCCACCCGACATCTGGGTGTGGCATCGATCGGCGATATCACCGACTACCACCGGCTCAAGAAGACCGATGTGAAGCGACACGTCGCCGAGTTGGTGGCCGACGGCGAGCTGGTCGAGGTCGCAGTGGAAGGTTGGACTGAGCCGGGCTACCTCATGGCCCACACCAAGCCGTCGAGGACGGTTTCACAATCGGCGCTCGTCAGCCCGTTCGACCCCCTCGTCTGGCACCGACCCGCGCAGAGCGACTGTTTGGGTTCCACTACCGGATCGAGATCTATGTTCCAGCGCCGAAACGCAAGTACGGCTACTACGTTCTGCCCTTCTTGCACAACGACGCCATCAGGGCGCGGGTCGACCTCAAACACGACCGCCAAGGTGGCGCCTTGTTGTGTCGCGCTGCGTGGGGGGAAGCCAGCGACGACGACCCCGCCGACACGGTCAGAGCCCTGGCTCAAGAACTGA
- a CDS encoding DUF983 domain-containing protein, translating to MQCPVCGRGKLFTGVFKMIEDCPQCGLHYERLEGHWLGALAVNTMVTFFMLFVALGVTLIVFYPEFPIATMLLILLPIAILAPLVMFRPTRTFWMAMDAILRPPQPGEVHDEYLPENQLAEKSS from the coding sequence ATGCAGTGCCCGGTGTGTGGGCGGGGGAAGCTGTTCACCGGCGTTTTCAAGATGATCGAGGACTGCCCGCAGTGCGGCCTGCACTACGAACGCCTCGAGGGCCACTGGCTCGGGGCGCTGGCCGTCAACACCATGGTCACCTTCTTCATGTTGTTTGTGGCACTGGGCGTGACGCTGATCGTCTTCTACCCAGAGTTCCCGATCGCGACCATGCTGCTGATCCTTCTTCCCATTGCGATACTGGCGCCGCTGGTCATGTTCAGGCCGACTCGCACCTTCTGGATGGCGATGGATGCCATCTTGCGCCCGCCCCAGCCCGGCGAGGTGCACGACGAGTACTTGCCCGAGAACCAGCTGGCCGAGAAATCGTCCTAA
- a CDS encoding alpha-galactosidase, which yields MIEPTLVTIEGQRLSATVAVSDKMPEIVSIGPAFSPSRELLGRAVAHGGLDEPVPLGIVAEESNGHMGRPGLMGMRSDGTAWSPRFGCVAYEADTTRLWVKLHDPIAQLELEIELVIDDVLVVRTSLTNTGPSIYVLSRLSPSIPVPATATELVSFRGRWAREFSLCREPWTGLRVVENRRGRTSHQSAPALIAGTAGFGEQHGSLWGVQLAWSGNHELAAEVLADGRRHIQAGELIAPGEVMLEPGQSYSMPEVVVAWSNCGLTSLSQAFHAHARSFLPISRPRPVSLNTWEAVYFDHDLERLCALADAAAQVGVERFILDDGWFGGRRNDRAGLGDWWVSPDVWPEGLDPLIDRVTVLGMEFGLWVEPEMVNPDSELYRAHPDWTLTTPGYVPLQGRHQLVLDLGRPEVADHLFASIDALLQRYPIGYLKWDMNRDIVQGSHGGRPGARGHVIGLYSLLDRIREAHPQVEIESCASGGGRADLAVLRRACRIWTSDCNDALERQAIQRGFSVLFPPEVMGSHIGPATSHTTGRTQTLAFRAATALFGHLGIEWNLLEAGEEDLARLAAAVAAHKRLRPLLHSGNVVRLDHPDPSVVAHGVVSPDATQAVFCLSQVATGSSELPLNFHPVGLDPHAEYVASLASELGLPRRAARRKPPWFPGPVRSSGKTFERQGLPLPPLDPETCLIIEFTAVN from the coding sequence GTGATCGAGCCGACTCTTGTGACCATCGAGGGCCAGCGGCTCTCGGCAACCGTGGCCGTCAGCGACAAGATGCCCGAGATAGTCAGCATCGGGCCCGCCTTCTCGCCTTCACGAGAACTGCTGGGCAGGGCGGTCGCGCACGGTGGGCTCGACGAACCGGTTCCGCTGGGCATCGTGGCCGAAGAATCGAACGGTCACATGGGCCGGCCCGGGCTCATGGGCATGCGCAGCGACGGTACGGCGTGGTCGCCGAGGTTTGGCTGTGTCGCGTATGAGGCCGATACCACGCGCCTTTGGGTCAAGTTGCATGACCCCATCGCCCAACTGGAGCTCGAGATCGAGTTGGTGATCGACGACGTGCTGGTGGTTCGCACCTCGCTCACCAACACCGGCCCTTCGATCTACGTGCTGTCGAGGCTGTCGCCGTCCATTCCGGTGCCGGCAACGGCCACCGAGCTGGTGTCGTTCCGGGGGCGATGGGCACGCGAGTTCTCGTTGTGTCGCGAGCCGTGGACAGGGCTGCGGGTGGTCGAGAACCGCCGCGGTCGCACATCGCATCAGAGCGCTCCGGCGCTGATAGCGGGCACCGCCGGGTTCGGCGAACAACACGGGAGCTTGTGGGGGGTGCAACTCGCATGGAGCGGCAACCACGAACTCGCCGCCGAGGTTCTCGCCGACGGCAGACGGCACATACAGGCCGGCGAGCTGATCGCTCCTGGCGAGGTCATGCTCGAACCGGGGCAAAGCTATTCGATGCCCGAAGTCGTCGTCGCGTGGTCGAACTGCGGCCTCACCTCCCTCAGCCAGGCCTTCCACGCACACGCCCGCAGCTTCCTGCCGATCTCGAGGCCAAGGCCGGTCAGCCTCAACACGTGGGAAGCCGTCTACTTCGACCACGACCTGGAACGGCTATGCGCTCTGGCCGATGCAGCCGCTCAGGTTGGCGTCGAGCGGTTCATCCTGGACGACGGCTGGTTCGGCGGACGACGCAACGACCGAGCCGGTTTGGGTGACTGGTGGGTCAGCCCCGATGTCTGGCCAGAAGGCCTCGACCCCCTGATCGACCGCGTAACCGTCCTCGGGATGGAGTTCGGCCTGTGGGTGGAGCCCGAGATGGTCAACCCCGACTCGGAGCTGTACCGGGCACACCCCGATTGGACGTTGACAACTCCGGGCTACGTGCCTCTTCAGGGTCGACACCAGCTGGTGCTGGACCTCGGGCGTCCCGAGGTGGCAGATCATCTCTTCGCCTCGATCGACGCCCTGTTGCAGCGGTATCCGATCGGCTATCTCAAGTGGGACATGAACCGCGACATCGTGCAGGGCTCGCACGGGGGCCGGCCAGGCGCTCGCGGCCATGTGATCGGTCTGTATTCGCTGCTCGATCGCATTCGCGAAGCCCACCCCCAGGTCGAGATCGAGAGCTGCGCCTCGGGAGGTGGGCGCGCCGACCTCGCCGTGCTGCGGCGCGCCTGTCGAATCTGGACGTCGGACTGCAACGACGCTCTCGAACGCCAGGCAATTCAGCGAGGCTTCTCGGTGCTGTTCCCTCCTGAGGTCATGGGTTCTCACATAGGTCCGGCCACCTCCCACACCACCGGCCGAACCCAGACGCTGGCTTTCAGGGCCGCCACCGCCCTGTTCGGCCATTTGGGCATCGAGTGGAACCTGCTCGAGGCCGGGGAAGAAGACCTCGCCCGGCTGGCCGCAGCGGTCGCCGCCCACAAACGTCTTCGGCCTCTGCTGCACAGCGGCAATGTCGTACGGCTGGACCACCCCGATCCTTCGGTGGTGGCCCACGGGGTCGTCTCACCCGACGCCACACAGGCGGTGTTCTGCCTTTCGCAGGTTGCGACAGGCAGCAGCGAGTTGCCGCTGAACTTTCACCCGGTCGGGCTGGATCCGCACGCCGAATACGTCGCTTCGCTGGCATCAGAGCTCGGGCTGCCGCGCCGGGCAGCACGGCGCAAGCCCCCGTGGTTCCCGGGGCCCGTCCGCTCCAGCGGTAAGACGTTCGAGCGTCAGGGCCTTCCATTGCCTCCTCTCGACCCCGAGACATGTCTGATCATCGAATTCACCGCCGTCAACTGA